One region of Juglans regia cultivar Chandler chromosome 4, Walnut 2.0, whole genome shotgun sequence genomic DNA includes:
- the LOC109016622 gene encoding aquaporin PIP2-4-like encodes MANDNEVGGQGGFSAKDYHDPPLAPLIGAGELTQWSFYRAIISEFIATLLLLYITILTIIGYVKDREDCGGVGFLGIAWSFGGMIFVLVYCTAGISGGHINPAVTFGLFLARKVSLVRVILYMAAQCLGAICGCRLVKAFSSAYYSGYGGGVNSLAYEYSMVTGLAAEIIGTFVLVYTVLSTTDFKRNGRDSHVPVLAPLPIGFAVFMVHLATIPITGTGINPARSFGAAVIYGEDKAVWEDQWIFWVGPIIGAAIAAFYHQYILRGAAAKVLGSPVLGLCRKADNPAHPFILPPRNTV; translated from the exons ATGGCCAACGACAATGAAGTTGGAGGGCAAGGTGGTTTCTCCGCCAAGGACTACCACGACCCACCACTAGCACCATTAATTGGTGCGGGGGAGCTCACCCAATGGTCCTTCTACAGAGCCATCATTTCTGAGTTCATTGCCACCCTCTTGTTGTTGTATATCACTATTCTAACTATAATTGGATACGTTAAGGACAGGGAGGATTGCGGTGGGGTTGGGTTTCTTGGCATTGCTTGGTCCTTTGGTGGCATGATTTTCGTCCTTGTTTACTGCACAGCCGGTATTTCAG GAGGGCACATTAACCCGGCGGTGACATTCGGGCTGTTCCTTGCTCGGAAGGTCTCACTGGTCCGAGTAATATTGTACATGGCGGCTCAGTGCTTGGGAGCCATATGCGGATGCAGGCTGGTTAAGGCATTCTCTAGCGCTTACTACAGCGGGTACGGCGGTGGTGTTAACTCGCTTGCCTATGAATACAGCATGGTCACTGGATTGGCCGCCGAGATCATTGGCACATTCGTGCTTGTATACACTGTCCTCTCTACCACTGATTTCAAGAGAAATGGAAGAGATTCCCATGTTCCT GTATTGGCACCACTTCCAATCGGATTTGCCGTGTTCATGGTTCACCTGGCCACCATTCCGATCACCGGAACTGGTATTAATCCGGCTCGAAGCTTCGGAGCTGCTGTGATCTATGGCGAGGATAAGGCAGTATGGGAGGACCAA TGGATTTTCTGGGTCGGACCCATCATTGGTGCCGCAATAGCTGCATTCTATCACCAGTACATTTTGAGAGGTGCCGCTGCTAAAGTTCTTGGGTCTCCTGTGCTAGGCCTGTGCAGAAAAGCTGATAACCCGGCCCATCCGTTCATCCTCCCTCCGAGAAACACGGTTTGA
- the LOC109020874 gene encoding aquaporin PIP2-2-like codes for MAKDIEVGGQGGFSAKDYHDPPPAPLIDADELTQWSFYRAIIAEFIATLLFLYITVLTVIGYKSQTDKTKGGEDCGGVGILGIAWSFGGMIFVLVYCTAGISGGHINPAVTFGLFLARKVSLVRAILYMAAQCLGAICGCGLVKAFQKAYYSRYGGGANELAAGYSKGTGLAAEIIGTFVLVYTVFSATDPKRNARDSHVPVLAPLPIGFAVFMVHLATIPITGTGINPARSFGAAVIYGKDKAWDDQWIFWVGPFIGAAIAAFYHQYILRAAAAKALGSFRSSSHM; via the exons ATGGCCAAGGACATTGAAGTTGGAGGGCAAGGTGGTTTCTCCGCCAAGGACTACCACGACCCACCACCAGCACCATTGATTGATGCTGACGAGCTCACCCAATGGTCCTTCTACAGAGCCATCATTGCTGAGTTCATTGCCACCCTGTTGTTCTTGTATATCACTGTTCTAACTGTAATTGGATACAAGAGCCAAACTGACAAAACCAAGGGCGGGGAGGATTGTGGTGGGGTTGGGATTCTTGGCATTGCTTGGTCCTTTGGTGGCATGATTTTCGTCCTTGTTTACTGCACAGCCGGTATTTCAG GAGGGCACATTAACCCGGCGGTGACATTCGGGCTGTTCCTTGCTCGGAAGGTCTCACTGGTCCGAGCAATACTGTACATGGCGGCTCAGTGTTTGGGAGCCATATGCGGATGCGGGCTGGTAAAGGCATTCCAGAAAGCTTACTACAGCAGGTACGGCGGTGGTGCTAACGAGCTTGCCGCTGGATACAGCAAGGGCACTGGATTGGCCGCCGAGATCATTGGCACATTCGTGCTTGTATACACTGTCTTCTCTGCCACTGATCCCAAGAGAAATGCAAGAGATTCCCATGTTCCT GTATTGGCACCACTTCCAATCGGATTTGCCGTGTTCATGGTTCACCTGGCCACCATTCCAATCACCGGAACTGGTATTAATCCGGCTCGAAGCTTCGGAGCTGCTGTGATCTATGGCAAGGATAAGGCATGGGATGACCAA TGGATTTTCTGGGTCGGACCCTTCATTGGTGCCGCAATAGCTGCATTCTATCACCAGTACATTTTGAGAGCTGCCGCTGCTAAAGCTCTTGGGTCCTTCAGAAGCTCTTCCCACATGTAA